The sequence below is a genomic window from Brettanomyces bruxellensis chromosome 9, complete sequence.
ATCATAAATACGTGAAACCAGTAATTTCAGTTTCTCCCCCGGAAGAGCATCGAGCATATGTTCGAATGCCGTTTCATCCAACAACCTAATTTTTGTagacttgaaaaagttttctATCGCTTCAAGATCCGACGAGGAGTCACTATCCATATCTATAAAATCCaacttttggaaaactcTAATAACATCACTCGGATCCAATTCAATCTTGGCTGTTTTTAGATTATTCATTGATTTTCTTCCGTCAACAGCTTCTGCAagtaaatgaaataaagtgGAACTGGCATCCTTAGATTCTTTATTTAGAACGGTGTTCATCGATTCGGCGACTTTACCAAAGTCGGATCCGGTTAAATACCCTTTGCTCTCAACATCGATAACGGAGAAAATAAGCTTCGAGACATCGAGAGGGGAAAATGCACTGAGTTCTGCAATAACAGAACTGTCAATTTCTGCGTTTGGCGAGTTTGCCATTTTGTGATGGACTTCAGTCAGAACGGTATGGAAAAACCGATCAAAGTCTTTATACAAAAGAACTGGTTGTCCATCGTTGATATCGTCATATTGCTTGGTAAACTGGTTTAACCTTCGAAGTATATCTGATGTTGAAGTATATTCCATGACCATATTATACAATTAAGTGAAACTAAGAGTGAATGTAAATGTGTGTTTCAACGAAGGTGGGACAAAATGCACGAAATTAGTTGACCTTCTTCAAGTTACCATAAATGACTCATCTAGTTTCTAGCTGTAGAAAACCCTAAATCGAAGGAAGTAAAGAAAGCAAACGAAATATCATCTGCAAAGAAGCAAACGAGGCTTTTCGTACGATCAAACAAGTATATATGTATTTCAAATACAAATtttacatatatatatgtttcTGTATGACTGCTGAAAACAGAAATCTCGGTAGAaagaagtttttttttttttttttttttttggcagGTGAGTCTTCTTTGGTACCGATTCCTTTTCCAAGGCCAGCTCGCAAAACATTTCTGTTATTATAAGAGGCAAAATTATATACACATTCAACTTAAATCAGACAGTCTTTCAATATTCTACAGCAATTTACAGACATGCAGTTTTTCAATTGATATTGTATTCATGGAATCGTTTTTGTTATCACATGCCAAAACCGTGGGTGAAAGAGGGATTTTGTCACTGCTAAAAATTTTACCCCACACTCTGTcacatgaaaaaaaaattggtcCGAGATcgcaaaaagaaaattcaaCGAACCGTAACAAAGACTTTTAATCAATCGCTTACCGTGCATTCTATAATCCAAGTGCTATTCGAATAAATTAAGGAAATATATGAACTAAGAAGAATACCATCATACAAAATGCACCAGCTTCAATATTTACAAGAACTGTCTATCTTCCCATTATTTTTCGTACTCTAACCCTATGATATCCTCAAATAATTTCTCACAAGGAATAGAAGCATTCATCCGTGCACATAAAAGATAGGCACCACTAAGTTTTCTATGAAGGCTGTATGTCTCCTCAGGTGGAGGCGTAAGTCTCTCATTAAGCATGAGACCTATTTTACCCCTAACTCTATCGGTAACAGTTTGATGACTGAAATTAAAGCAGTGACCTTCATTTTTAGAGGGGCAAAACGGCTCCCCTAAAGCCATCATCGAATCAATATGAGCGGCAGTCATTTCCGGTGATTCCAAACCTGTCAGATATCCTAATTTTAAGCTGTATTCTTCAGCCTTTTTTCTGTCCTGTCTAACTGCAGCTCTTAGACAGTTAGCATAATTTTTAACGAATTTGCCAGGGAAGTCTCTGCAAGCACCAAAATCTAAAAGCTCGATTTTATGTGTTTCCGCATTGTAGAGGAAGTTTGCCCAATTCGGATCCGTTTGCATGAACTTAAAATTATAAATCTCATTCAAACAAAGTCTCATGATATTCTCACATATCCAATTTTTTGTAGCCTGATCAAACTCACCCTTTACAATCTCAGTTCCCTTCATCATTTGCATAGTAAGAACATGCTCATCGCTCAATTCGTGAAAAACTTTTGGAACAACAAAAGCATTATCATCCTCGAGAAAAGCCTGAAATCTTTCAATGTTCCTAGCCTCTCTGATATAGTCACACTCCCATTTTAATTCAATTCTTGCATCAGCAACACTTTGTTTTAAAAAAAGGCCCGGTGGAAGCATTCTGGAAGCAGTGAGCAACATAAGAATGGTATCCAAATCTGAATCTATAGAGTCGGCCACTCCTGGATATTGAACCTTTACAACAACTTCCTCCAATCCTTTTCTCGTAACAGCCCGATGAACCTGACCTATTGACGCCGCAGCAATAGGAACATCATCAAAAGACGCAAAGAGCCTCTGTCTCCACCCAGTACCAAGTTCGAATGAAATAGTTTTCTCAAGTTGTGCTTCAGGCATGTACTGAGCATTATTCTGAActttcattaatatttgtGCAACTT
It includes:
- a CDS encoding uncharacterized protein (BUSCO:EOG09262Z14), with the translated sequence MSTSRSLYQAIGMLKGAGSVVKESWRIIQTETTTLRDLAGKDALYENVKAQSEMAKANFDYEAADLSNGNSQVIADGEVDIFHPSSSTRPGSPKFDSSVKEPTVKRQFSTLSFLLNKNDTKFGPKEGKVIGEADKPKVTLSQSPVPSGKLQRLFHYGSLAASVGLNIVKEGAKKYAEGERPSLSKLIMSPRNVDRMARKLSRMRGAALKIGQMLSFQDSAVLPKEVAQILMKVQNNAQYMPEAQLEKTISFELGTGWRQRLFASFDDVPIAAASIGQVHRAVTRKGLEEVVVKVQYPGVADSIDSDLDTILMLLTASRMLPPGLFLKQSVADARIELKWECDYIREARNIERFQAFLEDDNAFVVPKVFHELSDEHVLTMQMMKGTEIVKGEFDQATKNWICENIMRLCLNEIYNFKFMQTDPNWANFLYNAETHKIELLDFGACRDFPGKFVKNYANCLRAAVRQDRKKAEEYSLKLGYLTGLESPEMTAAHIDSMMALGEPFCPSKNEGHCFNFSHQTVTDRVRGKIGLMLNERLTPPPEETYSLHRKLSGAYLLCARMNASIPCEKLFEDIIGLEYEK